The proteins below come from a single Conger conger chromosome 10, fConCon1.1, whole genome shotgun sequence genomic window:
- the LOC133138960 gene encoding glycerol-3-phosphate dehydrogenase [NAD(+)], cytoplasmic yields the protein MDAEKKICIIGSGNWGSAIAKIVGTNAAQNPKFHTRVNMWVFEEMVNGRKLTEIINTEHENVKYLPGHTLPSNVRAVADLVEAVSGADILLFVIPHQFIGKVCDTIKDHIRKDALGLSLIKGVDEGPDGLKLISAVIQEKLGITMSVLMGANIATEVAEDKFCETTIGCKNKDHGALLKELMQTKNFRITVVEESDVVEICGALKNIVAVGAGFCDGLGFGDNTKAAVIRLGLMEMIAFARLFCTAGPVSAATFLESCGVADLITTCYGGRNRKIAEAFVRTGKSIEELEKEMLNGQKLQGPATAAEVFHILTRRNMVQEFPLFSAVYQICYEHHPVSEFISCLQNHPEHM from the exons ATGGATGCTGAAAAGAAAATCTGTATTATTGGCTCCGGAAATTG GGGTTCGGCCATCGCCAAGATCGTGGGCACCAACGCCGCGCAGAACCCCAAGTTCCACACGCGTGTCAACATGTGGGTGTTCGAGGAGATGGTGAACGGCCGCAAGCTCACCGAGATCATCAACACCGAGCACGAGAACGTCAAGTACCTGCCCGGGCACACGCTCCCCTCCAACGTG cgcgctGTCGCTGACCTGGTAGAGGCTGTGAGTGGAGCAGATATCCTGCTCTTCGTGATCCCGCATCAGTTCATCGGAAAAGTGTGCGACACCATCAAGGACCACATCAGGAAGGATGCTCTGGGGCTGTCCCTCATCAAG GGTGTGGATGAGGGCCCAGACGGCCTGAAGCTGATCTCCGCGGTGATCCAGGAGAAGTTGGGCATCACCATGAGCGTGCTGATGGGCGCCAACATCGCCACGGAGGTGGCTGAGGACAAGTTCTGCGAGACCACCATCG gctgTAAGAATAAGGATCATGGGGCGCTGTTGAAGGAGCTCATGCAGACCAAAAACTTCCGGATCACGGTGGTGGAGGAGTCTGATGTTGTGGAGATCTGTGGGGCGCTGAAG AACATCGTGGCGGTGGGGGCGGGGTTCTGCGACGGGCTGGGCTTTGGCGATAACACCAAGGCGGCGGTGATCCGGCTGGGCCTGATGGAGATGATCGCCTTCGCCCGCCTCTTCTGCACCGCCGGCCCCGTCTCCGCGGCGACCTTCCTGGAGAGCTGCGGCGTCGCTGACCTCATCACCACCTGCTACGGCGGCCGCAACCGCAAGATCGCCGAGGCCTTCGTCAGAACCGGCAAG TCCATTGaagagctggagaaggagatgcTGAACGGGCAGAAGCTCCAGGGTCCAGCCACTGCAGCTGAGGTGTTCCACATCCTGACCCGCAGGAACATGGTGCAGGA GTTCCCCCTGTTCAGCGCGGTGTACCAGATCTGCTACGAGCACCATCCCGTCAGTGAGTTCATCAGCTGCCTGCAGAACCACCCCGAGCACATGTAG